The Deinococcus hopiensis KR-140 sequence CCATGACATTCAGCGTGCGCCGCGCTCCGCCCCTTTGAGGGACTGTGCCTGAAGCCCCTTAGAACATCACCTCATCAGACTTGAGTGTAGGACACTAAACTTTGGACAGGAGGAACCCCCGTGTTTTTCGGTCCATACACCCCCCTGATCCTGATTCTCTTCGTGGCCTCGCTGCTGGTGCAGGGCTACCTCAGCCGCACCTATGGGCGCTGGAGCCAGGTGCGCAACTCCCGGAACCTTACCGGAGCGGAACTCGCACGGCAGATGCTGGACGAGAACGGCCTCACGAACGTGCCGGTGCAGATGGTCCCCGGCGCCCTGAATGACCACTACGATCCCATCCGCAAGGCGGTCAACCTCTCCGAGAGCAACTTCAGTGCGCCGAGTGTGGGTGCCCTGGCCGTCGCCGCGCACGAGGTGGGGCACGCCCTGCAGGACAAGGTGCGTATGCCTGCCCTCGCCCTGCGCGGACGCCTGGCCCTGCCGCTGAGTCTGGGAATGAACTTCGCGCCGTGGCTGCTCCTGATCGGCGTCATGGTGCACCTCAGCAGTCTGGTCTGGCTGGGCGTGGTGTTGTTTGCCGCCGCCCTGCTGTTTCACCTCGTCACCCTGCCCGTCGAATTCGATGCCAGCCGCCGCGCGCTGGTCTACCTCAATGGGCGCGGCTATGTGGCCGGCCAGGAAGCCCAGGGCGCCCGCGCTGTGCTGACTGCCGCTGCCCTGACCTACGTCGTGGGCTTTGCAATGGCCCTCGCGCAGCTGCTGAACGTGCTGGGGATCGCGCGGAGTCAGGACGATTGAGGAAGCGGTCAGCAAAAACAGGAAGGCCCCAGCGTTGCGCCGGGGCTTTTTCGTGCTGGCGACTGGCCGCTCCTATACGTTGAAGCCGAACATCCGCATCTGCCGCTTGCCGTCTTCAGTCATCTTGTCTGGACCCCATGGCGGCGTCCATACGAACTCCACGTTGACCTCGTTCACCCCGTCCAGGCGGCCCACAGCCATCTCGGCGTCGGCGCGGATGAGGTCCTGCACCGGGCAACCCACGCTCGTCAGCGTCATGGTGATGTCCACCAGGCCGCTTTCGGCCACGTCCACGCCGTAGATCAGGCCGAGGTCCACCACGTTGACCGGAATCTCGGGGTCCTTGACCACCTTCAGTGCTTCGAGGATCTGCTCCTGGGTGGGGAGGCCGCCCGCCTGCTCCACGGCAGCCGCGTTCACATTCGTGTCGTCCATCAGGCGTTTCCTTCCCCGGTGGGCAGTCCGGCGTCGATCCAGCCCAGGGTGCCGCCCTGGAGGTTCACCACGTCGCTGTAGCCCTGGGCGAGCAGGTGTCCTCCGGCGCGGGCGCTGCGGGCCCCACTGCGGCAGATCATGACGAGGGGGCGGTCTTTCGGGAGTTCGGCAAAGCGCGTCTCAAATTCACTGAGGGGAATCAGCTGCGCGCCCTCGGCGTGAACCTCAGCGTACTCGTGCGGCTCGCGCACGTCCACGAGCAGGGCACCTTCCTGCACCATCTTCTGCCCTTCCTGGGGCGATACGTCTCGCGGGATCTGACCGGTCATGCCGCCCAGCATACAGGCGCGTGTGCGGGACGATGGTGCCCCATGGGCGGAACCGTAAACTGGGGGCGTGGACGAAATGGAAGGCGCTGCCCTGCTGATCGACTTGCGCCCCGAGGACTTGCGGGCGCGCGAGCCCCTGGAAGGCCTGACCCCGCTGCCCAGCCGCGCCGTTACGCTGGACCAGATTGAAGAGGGGGCCCACGGCCTGGGCGCAGACCTCGGCCCCCTGCTCGTGCTCTGCGAGCGGGGCGTGCGTTCGGGGCTGGCGGCGCAGTACTTGCGGGCAGACGGACTGGAGGCGCGGGCATATCCGGGGGGCGTTCCGGCGCTGCGGCAGGCCGTGATGGGAGAGGCGTAGGGCTGGGCGTTGCCCCGCTCACTCTCCCTCCCATTCCCTTCCCGTAGACTGGCGCGTTATGCCCGTTTCCCCCCGTACCCCCACCCCCCGAACGCGTATCAAACCCGAAGTGATGAGTCCCGTTGGCGGCCTGCCGCAGTTGCGTGCGGCGGTGGAGGCGGGGGCGGACGCGGTGTTCTTCGGCGTGGAGGCGTTTCACGCGCGGGCGAAGGTGGGCTTTACCAATGAGCAGTTGCCCGAACTGATGCGCGGGTTGCACGAACGGGGTGTGCAGGGTTTCGTGACCTTCAATGTGCTGGTCTTTGACCGCGAGTTGCGTGAGGCCGAGCGCCAGCTGATCCATCTCGCCGAGTCGGGCGTGGACGCCATCATCGTGCAGGATCTGGGCGTGGCGCGGCTGGCGCGCGAGATCTGCCCGGACCTGCCCATCCACGGCTCGACCCAGATGAGCATCACTTCCGCCGAGGGAGCCGAACTCGCCCGCCGCTTCGGCGCGAACCGCGTGGTGCTGGGCCGCGAACTCTCGCTGCGGGACATCGGGCGCGTCGCCGCCGCGACAGACGTGGAACTCGAAACTTTCGTTCACGGAGCGCTGTGTGTCAGTTACAGTGGGCAGTGCTTTTCCAGTGAAGCGTGGGGCGGAAGAAGTGCCAACCGGGGCCAGTGCGCCCAGGCCTGCCGCCTGCCGTATAACCTGCTCGTCGACGGGGATGAGCGTGACCTGGGCGACGCCCGCTACCTGCTCTCGCCCGGAGACCTGTACGCGCTGCACCAGGTGCCGGACCTCGTGAACATGGGTGTCGACTGCCTCAAGATCGAGGGCCGCTACAAGGACGCTGAATTCGTGGCCCTCACCACCGCCGCCTACCGCAAGGCTGTGGACGAGGCGTGGGCGGAGCGTCCCCTGTCGGTGACGCCGCAGGAAGAGCGCGATCTGGAACAGGTCTACTCGCGTGGGCTGGGGCCGCACTTTATTGGCGGCACCAACCACCAGACCG is a genomic window containing:
- a CDS encoding zinc metallopeptidase, with product MFFGPYTPLILILFVASLLVQGYLSRTYGRWSQVRNSRNLTGAELARQMLDENGLTNVPVQMVPGALNDHYDPIRKAVNLSESNFSAPSVGALAVAAHEVGHALQDKVRMPALALRGRLALPLSLGMNFAPWLLLIGVMVHLSSLVWLGVVLFAAALLFHLVTLPVEFDASRRALVYLNGRGYVAGQEAQGARAVLTAAALTYVVGFAMALAQLLNVLGIARSQDD
- a CDS encoding metal-sulfur cluster assembly factor, which codes for MDDTNVNAAAVEQAGGLPTQEQILEALKVVKDPEIPVNVVDLGLIYGVDVAESGLVDITMTLTSVGCPVQDLIRADAEMAVGRLDGVNEVNVEFVWTPPWGPDKMTEDGKRQMRMFGFNV
- a CDS encoding rhodanese-like domain-containing protein, with the protein product MTGQIPRDVSPQEGQKMVQEGALLVDVREPHEYAEVHAEGAQLIPLSEFETRFAELPKDRPLVMICRSGARSARAGGHLLAQGYSDVVNLQGGTLGWIDAGLPTGEGNA
- a CDS encoding rhodanese-like domain-containing protein, encoding MEGAALLIDLRPEDLRAREPLEGLTPLPSRAVTLDQIEEGAHGLGADLGPLLVLCERGVRSGLAAQYLRADGLEARAYPGGVPALRQAVMGEA